A DNA window from Peromyscus leucopus breed LL Stock chromosome 3, UCI_PerLeu_2.1, whole genome shotgun sequence contains the following coding sequences:
- the Tas2r4 gene encoding taste receptor type 2 member 4, translating to MLWKLYLFVFATSVILHFVGIVANLLIIVVIYKAWVKSHRVSSSDTLLFSLAVTRSLTLVLFLVNSVYSAANAVRSVYFSMFFLLCWKFLDSNSLWLVTLLNCLYCVKITNFQYPMFRLLKRAVSAKTSHLLLACLLISAFTTLLYLVLTQISRFPEHITGRNETLFDLKEGILTLAASLVLNSLLQFVFNVTFASLLIHSLRRHVQKMKRNTTSFWNPQVEAHMGAMRLMICFLLLYIPYSVAALIYPLSYGRKSLRTQAVCIIITAAYPPGHSLLLIITHHKLKAKAKKIFCFYK from the coding sequence ATGCTTTGGaaactgtatttatttgtgtttgctaCCTCGGTCATTTTGCATTTTGTAGGAATCGTTGCCAATCTTCTTATTATAGTGGTCATTTATAAGGCTTGGGTCAAAAGCCACCGAGTCTCCTCTTCGGACACTCTCTTGTTCAGTTTGGCCGTCACTAGATCCCTAACTCTGGTGTTGTTTCTAGTGAACTCTGTCTACAGTGCTGCAAACGCGGTAAGGTCAGTCTACTTTTCCATGTTTTTCCTGTTGTGTTGGAAGTTTCTGGACTCCAACAGTCTCTGGTTAGTGACCTTGCTGAACTGTTTGTATTGTGTGAAGATTACTAATTTCCAGTACCCAATGTTTCGTTTGTTGAAACGGGCAGTCTCTGCAAAGACCTCCCACCTGCTGCTGGCCTGTCTTCTGATTTCTGCCTTCACCACTCTCCTGTATCTTGTGCTCACACAGATATCACGCTTTCCCGAACACATAACTGGAAGAAACGAGACGTTATTTGACCTCAAGGAGGGCATATTGACATTAGCAGCTTctttggtcttgaactcactattacAGTTTGTGTTCAATGTGACTTTCGCTTCCTTGTTAATACATTCCTTGCGAAGACATGTAcagaagatgaagagaaacactACGAGCTTTTGGAATCCCCAGGTGGAGGCTCACATGGGTGCCATGAGGCTGATGATCTGTTTCCTCCTGCTCTACATTCCGTATTCAGTTGCTGCTCTGATCTATCCTCTCTCCTATGGAAGGAAGAGTCTGAGAACCCAGGCTGTTTGCATAATTATTACTGCTGCTTACCCTCCAGGacattctctcctcctcatcatcacACATCATAAACTTAAAGCTAAAGCAAAGAAGATTTTCTGTTTCTACAAATAG
- the Tas2r3 gene encoding taste receptor type 2 member 3, protein MLGLTEGVFLVLIVTEFVLGNLVNGFIGLVNGSHWFKSKKISLSDFIITSLALFRIILLWIIFIDGLIIAFSYHSHDSGIKMQVIDVLWTFSNHFSVWLVSCLGVFYCLKIATFSHPTFLWLKWRAPRVVVGMLWGALLLSCVCTMSLMNEFKIHSVLGGSRGTSNMTEYFRLKTNEYNLMHVLGNLWKIPPLIVSLAAYFLLLLSLGKHTKQMQQYSTGSRDWSTEAHKRAIRIIFSFLFLFLFYFLCFLILSFSRFLPATKTVRMIGVVIAMSYLVGDSFILIMCNNKLKQTFVAMLPCECGHLKPGSKGSFAS, encoded by the coding sequence ATGTTGGGACTCACTGAAGGAGTGTTCCTGGTTCTGATTGTTACAGAGTTTGTTCTTGGAAATCTGGTGAATGGCTTCATTGGGTTGGTTAATGGCAGCCACTGGTTCAAGAGCAAGAAAATCTCTTTGTCTGACTTCATCATCACCAGCTTGGCCCTCTTCAGGATCATTCTGCTGTGGATCATCTTTATTGATGGCCTTATAATAGCATTCTCTTACCACAGCCATGACTCAGGGATAAAGATGCAAGTTATTGATGTTTTGTGGACCTTTTCCAACCACTTCAGTGTTTGGCTTGTCTCCTGTCTTGGTGTTTTCTACTGCCTGAAAATAGCCACTTTCTCCCACCCCACATTCCTCTGGCTCAAATGGAGAGCCCCCAGGGTGGTTGTTGGGATGCTGTGGGGTGCACTGCTCTTATCCTGTGTCTGTACCATGTCTCTGATGAATGAATTTAAGATCCATTCTGTCCTCGGTGGAAGCAGAGGCACATCAAATATGACTGAATACTTCAGACTGAAGACAAATGAATATAATCTGATGCATGTTCTTGGGAATCTGTGGAAGATTCCTCCGTTAATTGTTTCCCTGGCTGCCTACTTCCTGCTCCTTCTTTCTCTGGGGAAGCACACAAAGCAGATGCAGCAATACAGTACTGGCTCCAGAGATTGGAGTACCGAGGCCCACAAAAGAGCCATCAGAAtcatcttctccttcctcttcctcttcctcttctactttctttgttttctaattttgtcaTTCAGTCGTTTCCTACCAGCAACTAAGACTGTCAGGATGATTGGTGTGGTAATTGCCATGTCGTACCTTGTTGGGGACTCTTTTATTCTCATTATGTGTAACAACAAGCTAAAGCAGACGTTTGTGGCCATGCTCCCATGTGAGTGTGGTCACCTGAAGCCTGGCTCTAAGGGATCCTTTGCTTCATAG